A region from the Bradyrhizobium sp. CCBAU 53340 genome encodes:
- a CDS encoding LysR family transcriptional regulator produces the protein MTIRQLRSLAALSAKGSVTAASGHLGLTQPAVTQQLRQLQDLAGLPLVQRTGDGMQLTAAGKEVLALAERVEAAIADCQGALDLLAGRSGGAVHLGAVSTAKYFVPHAIAAFSKRYPKIEIKLTIGNRDEIRAAMHGYDLDFAVMGRPPADVHVDVRQLGRNPHIIVARRGHWLEKDRGLSLTDLVHETFLTREPGSGTRTLMEGMFQKSDLEPIIGMEMSSNETIKQAVIAGLGIAFISAHTVAHELGEGRLVVLDVAGLPIVRQWYVIRRSDKVLLPPAQAMFDFLGSEGSNYLPYLPELGGR, from the coding sequence CTGACGATCAGGCAGCTGCGCTCGCTCGCGGCGCTGTCGGCCAAGGGCAGCGTGACGGCGGCCTCCGGCCATCTTGGGCTGACCCAGCCGGCCGTGACCCAGCAGCTGCGGCAACTTCAGGACCTCGCCGGCCTGCCCTTGGTGCAGCGGACCGGCGACGGCATGCAGCTGACCGCGGCGGGCAAGGAAGTGTTGGCGCTGGCCGAGCGGGTCGAGGCCGCGATCGCGGACTGCCAGGGCGCGCTCGACCTGCTCGCCGGACGGAGCGGCGGCGCGGTGCATCTCGGTGCGGTCTCGACCGCTAAATATTTCGTGCCGCATGCGATCGCGGCGTTCTCCAAGCGCTACCCCAAGATCGAGATCAAGCTGACGATTGGCAATCGCGATGAGATCCGCGCAGCCATGCACGGTTATGATCTCGACTTCGCGGTGATGGGCCGGCCACCCGCCGACGTCCACGTCGACGTGCGCCAGCTCGGCCGCAATCCGCACATCATCGTCGCCCGCAGGGGACATTGGCTGGAAAAGGACCGAGGACTCAGTCTGACCGACCTTGTGCACGAGACCTTTCTCACTCGCGAGCCGGGCTCGGGCACGCGAACACTAATGGAGGGCATGTTCCAGAAATCGGATCTCGAGCCAATCATCGGCATGGAGATGAGCAGCAACGAGACCATCAAGCAGGCTGTTATCGCCGGGCTCGGCATCGCCTTCATCTCGGCGCACACCGTCGCGCACGAGCTCGGCGAGGGCCGCCTCGTCGTGCTCGACGTCGCGGGCCTACCAATCGTGCGGCAATGGTACGTGATCCGCCGCAGTGACAAGGTCCTGCTGCCGCCGGCGCAGGCTATGTTCGATTTTCTTGGCTCTGAAGGGTCGAATTATTTGCCGTACCTACCTGAACTCGGCGGGCGCTAA
- a CDS encoding ABC transporter substrate-binding protein: MADQLADIMQRKELRCGTFADVPPFAAPDPKTREMVGFDVDLCRAIAKRWGVEAKISPLSVEARVPEVKLGRVDITVANLAYTLGRAEQIQFSDPYYLAKEMLAVKASDPGTKKADFKGKRLASTKGSTSELAIKLNESDPLTFVDTGSAFMAVQQNKAVGMVANTMTITKLVNESKSAGQPLKMIDEPMVLQPIGIGMKKDEPALLAKINETLLALDQAGEINQLWDKWLGPNTEFKMTRTDKVVPLGQLKFTPLP, translated from the coding sequence ATGGCTGATCAGCTGGCCGATATCATGCAGCGCAAAGAGCTGCGCTGCGGCACCTTCGCCGACGTACCCCCGTTTGCCGCGCCCGATCCGAAAACGCGGGAGATGGTTGGCTTTGATGTCGACCTCTGCAGAGCCATTGCCAAGCGCTGGGGCGTCGAGGCGAAGATCAGCCCGCTCTCGGTCGAGGCGCGGGTGCCCGAGGTCAAGCTCGGCCGCGTCGACATCACAGTCGCCAATCTCGCCTATACGCTGGGCCGCGCCGAGCAGATCCAGTTCTCCGACCCCTATTATCTCGCCAAGGAGATGTTGGCGGTGAAGGCTTCGGATCCAGGAACCAAGAAGGCCGACTTCAAAGGTAAACGTCTGGCTTCGACCAAGGGCTCGACCTCCGAGCTCGCGATCAAGCTGAATGAGTCGGATCCCCTCACTTTCGTCGACACCGGCTCGGCTTTCATGGCCGTCCAGCAGAACAAGGCGGTCGGAATGGTGGCCAATACCATGACCATCACCAAGCTCGTCAACGAATCGAAGTCCGCTGGCCAACCGCTGAAGATGATCGATGAGCCCATGGTCTTGCAACCGATCGGCATCGGCATGAAGAAGGACGAGCCGGCGCTGCTCGCCAAGATCAACGAGACACTGCTCGCACTCGACCAGGCAGGTGAGATCAACCAGCTCTGGGACAAGTGGCTCGGCCCGAACACCGAGTTCAAGATGACCCGCACCGACAAAGTCGTGCCGCTCGGCCAACTTAAGTTCACGCCGTTGCCGTAA
- a CDS encoding amino acid ABC transporter ATP-binding protein, with product MIEFIGINKFYGSLPALVDINAEVKKGEVVVVCGPSGSGKSTLIRTVNRLEEIQSGVLRFDGQNVHAKISSLAMNHLRSRIGFVFQSFNLFPHLSVLDNVMLSPVKVNGIKRSKAREIALQLLDRVGLSSKAQNYPAQLSGGQQQRVAIARALAMEPPAMLFDEPTSALDPEMVGEVLAVMRGLARDGMTMMCVTHEMNFARDVADRVWFMDAGRLLESASPSAFFGSPQHPRAQRFLSDLRAR from the coding sequence ATGATTGAATTCATTGGCATCAACAAGTTCTACGGTTCGCTGCCCGCCCTCGTCGACATCAACGCGGAGGTGAAAAAGGGCGAGGTGGTCGTGGTATGTGGCCCCTCGGGCTCTGGCAAGTCGACGCTCATCCGCACCGTCAACCGGCTTGAGGAGATCCAATCCGGAGTGCTGCGCTTCGACGGACAGAATGTTCATGCGAAGATTAGCAGCTTGGCAATGAACCACCTGCGCAGCCGTATCGGCTTCGTTTTCCAGAGTTTCAATCTGTTTCCACACCTCAGCGTGCTGGACAATGTGATGCTGTCGCCTGTGAAGGTGAACGGCATCAAACGGAGCAAGGCAAGGGAGATCGCGCTTCAGTTGCTCGACCGGGTAGGCCTTTCCAGCAAGGCGCAGAACTATCCGGCGCAGCTGTCCGGCGGCCAGCAGCAGCGTGTCGCGATCGCGCGAGCGCTGGCCATGGAGCCGCCGGCGATGCTGTTCGATGAGCCGACCAGCGCGCTCGACCCGGAGATGGTCGGCGAAGTTCTGGCGGTGATGCGGGGACTTGCTCGCGATGGCATGACCATGATGTGCGTCACCCATGAGATGAATTTCGCACGCGATGTCGCTGATCGTGTCTGGTTCATGGATGCCGGGCGCCTGCTGGAATCGGCGTCGCCGAGCGCGTTCTTCGGCTCGCCGCAGCATCCGCGTGCGCAGCGCTTTTTGTCGGATCTGCGGGCACGATGA
- a CDS encoding amino acid ABC transporter permease, which produces MTLLFNMIGIVSDNWLLLLVGQFPNGPLGGIAATLILSILGIALAFPLSVAMALARLSPWPVLRWPATALVYVVRGVPLLLIILWVYFLLPLLIGESVPGFVTMLATLVIYEGAFLSEIVRAGITALPRGQMDAARALGHSHLGAMRYVILPQALFNMIPSIISQFVSTIKETTLGYIINVPELTFAAGQINNRLLTKPFEVYFILAIIYFVVCWTLTKLASTLERRIAVRRARSMDGAAAPALAAASRT; this is translated from the coding sequence ATGACGCTCCTGTTCAACATGATAGGCATCGTCAGCGACAACTGGCTGCTGCTGCTGGTCGGCCAGTTTCCGAACGGCCCGCTCGGCGGGATCGCCGCGACCCTGATCCTGTCGATTCTTGGAATTGCGCTGGCATTCCCGCTCAGCGTGGCGATGGCGCTCGCGCGTCTATCGCCTTGGCCCGTGCTGCGCTGGCCGGCGACGGCGCTGGTCTATGTCGTGCGCGGCGTTCCGCTGCTGCTGATCATCCTCTGGGTCTATTTCCTGCTGCCGCTCCTGATCGGCGAGAGCGTTCCCGGCTTCGTGACCATGCTCGCCACCTTGGTCATCTACGAGGGGGCCTTTCTCAGTGAGATCGTGCGAGCCGGAATCACGGCATTGCCGCGAGGGCAGATGGACGCGGCGCGGGCGCTCGGCCACAGCCACCTCGGCGCGATGCGCTACGTGATCCTGCCGCAGGCGCTGTTCAACATGATCCCGAGCATCATCAGCCAGTTCGTCTCCACCATCAAAGAGACGACGTTGGGCTACATCATCAACGTGCCAGAGCTGACCTTCGCGGCGGGACAGATCAACAACCGGCTTCTGACCAAGCCGTTCGAAGTCTACTTCATACTCGCCATCATCTATTTCGTCGTCTGCTGGACTCTCACTAAGCTGGCCAGCACGCTCGAACGTCGGATTGCCGTTCGGCGCGCCAGGTCGATGGATGGTGCTGCAGCGCCGGCTTTGGCAGCCGCATCGAGGACATGA
- a CDS encoding amino acid ABC transporter permease produces MKGFDLMAILLNPEFSRMLVHGVKMTFIIFAGSWLLAMSLGITLLAIRMLPGRIADALVEAYVAYHRNVPTLVQLMLWYFGVSSLLPERLQVWLSDQNGEAIFAVIALGLCQAAYFSEDHRSGLRAVPKGQWEAARALGHSYLGAMTYILLPQAVRNAMPALVNHTVSLFKNSSLAMAIGVTELTHAVKEVENQSFRAFETYLIATVFYLVCSLLLMWLGYYFERRSRMAGAL; encoded by the coding sequence ATGAAGGGCTTCGACCTCATGGCGATCCTGCTGAACCCCGAGTTCAGCCGCATGCTCGTCCACGGGGTGAAGATGACCTTCATCATCTTCGCAGGCTCCTGGCTGCTCGCCATGAGCCTCGGTATCACCCTCCTTGCAATTCGAATGCTGCCGGGCCGGATCGCCGACGCCCTGGTCGAGGCCTACGTTGCCTATCACCGCAACGTGCCGACACTGGTGCAGCTGATGCTCTGGTATTTCGGTGTCTCCAGCCTGCTGCCCGAGCGGCTCCAGGTCTGGCTGTCCGATCAGAACGGCGAGGCAATCTTCGCGGTGATCGCGCTCGGACTGTGTCAGGCCGCATATTTCAGCGAAGACCATCGGTCGGGCTTGCGCGCCGTGCCCAAGGGCCAGTGGGAGGCCGCTCGCGCGCTGGGTCACAGCTATCTCGGCGCGATGACTTACATCCTGCTGCCGCAGGCGGTCCGAAATGCGATGCCGGCGCTGGTGAACCACACGGTGTCGCTGTTCAAGAACAGCAGTCTTGCCATGGCGATCGGCGTCACCGAGCTCACGCATGCGGTGAAGGAGGTCGAAAACCAGAGCTTCCGCGCTTTCGAGACCTACCTGATCGCGACCGTCTTCTACCTCGTGTGCTCGCTGCTCCTGATGTGGCTTGGCTATTATTTCGAGCGGCGCAGCCGCATGGCGGGAGCGCTCTGA
- a CDS encoding SDR family oxidoreductase — protein MPFSDYRTALVTGASSGIGLAVVERLAREGLQVHALARSADPLKALADRTGCIPHAVDVRDLPALTKLAGSVEFDVLVNCAGVDRPKKFLQADAEDIELLLGVNLGAVLHLCRLVVPGMVARDRGHVVNITSIAGAYNFGGNSTYHATKAAVSMLSRQLRIDAFGKRVRITEICPGRVETDIFAHVHGDSAATRAAFIDGFELPKPEDIADTIAFAIAAPVAVNIGHIEITPTLQVPGGLSTVRPEHPASPPAVT, from the coding sequence ATGCCATTTTCCGACTACAGGACGGCTCTCGTCACCGGCGCCTCGTCAGGCATCGGCCTCGCCGTCGTCGAGCGCCTGGCGCGCGAGGGACTGCAGGTGCACGCGTTGGCGCGTAGCGCCGATCCACTGAAGGCGCTGGCAGATCGCACCGGCTGCATTCCCCATGCCGTCGACGTTCGCGATCTGCCTGCGCTTACCAAGCTCGCCGGCAGCGTCGAATTCGACGTTCTCGTCAACTGCGCCGGCGTCGACCGGCCCAAGAAATTCCTGCAGGCGGATGCCGAGGATATCGAGCTACTGCTCGGCGTGAATCTGGGGGCCGTCCTGCATCTGTGCCGCCTCGTCGTGCCCGGCATGGTGGCGCGCGACCGCGGTCACGTCGTGAACATCACTTCAATCGCCGGCGCCTATAATTTCGGCGGCAACTCGACCTACCACGCCACCAAGGCGGCGGTCAGCATGCTGTCCCGTCAGCTCCGGATCGATGCCTTCGGCAAGCGTGTTCGCATCACCGAGATCTGCCCGGGGCGGGTCGAGACCGATATCTTCGCTCACGTCCACGGCGACTCCGCCGCGACCCGCGCTGCCTTCATCGACGGATTCGAGCTGCCCAAACCGGAGGACATCGCCGACACGATCGCTTTCGCCATTGCCGCGCCAGTGGCGGTAAACATCGGCCATATCGAGATCACACCGACCCTGCAGGTGCCGGGCGGACTGTCGACGGTCCGTCCCGAGCACCCCGCCAGCCCTCCAGCCGTCACCTAG
- a CDS encoding LamB/YcsF family protein, with protein sequence MKIDLNADLGEGYGPWSMGDDDALLGLVSSANIACGFHAGDPLIMQRTVESAKARGVDVGAHVGFPDRQGFGRRAMHIDPTELAAMVTYQLGALAGIVRAAGYRMTHMSFHGALGNMVAANAKLAEPLVRAVAAFDRELLIVSSTSRAIEGAAAACGLRVATTFLADRAYDDDGLLVPRGTAGAVIHDPALVLERVQRLLCDGVVITATGRALPMQATSILLHGDTPGAVEFARTIRAAIETAGGEIAPVSHLIAGGPGRGPS encoded by the coding sequence ATGAAGATCGATCTCAATGCGGATCTGGGCGAGGGCTACGGTCCCTGGTCCATGGGCGACGACGACGCTCTGCTCGGCCTCGTCTCGTCGGCCAACATCGCCTGCGGCTTTCACGCGGGCGACCCGCTGATCATGCAGCGCACCGTGGAATCGGCAAAGGCGCGGGGTGTCGATGTCGGCGCCCATGTCGGCTTCCCGGATCGCCAGGGCTTCGGCCGCCGGGCGATGCACATCGATCCTACCGAGCTCGCGGCGATGGTCACCTATCAGCTCGGCGCGCTTGCAGGGATCGTCCGCGCAGCCGGTTACCGCATGACCCACATGAGTTTCCACGGCGCCTTGGGCAACATGGTGGCCGCCAACGCCAAACTCGCCGAACCGCTGGTCCGCGCTGTCGCCGCCTTCGATCGAGAGCTCCTCATCGTATCGTCGACCAGCCGCGCCATCGAGGGGGCGGCGGCGGCCTGCGGCCTGCGCGTCGCCACCACTTTCCTCGCGGATCGCGCCTACGACGATGACGGACTGCTCGTGCCACGGGGCACGGCCGGCGCGGTCATTCACGACCCGGCGCTCGTGCTCGAACGGGTGCAGCGCCTGCTCTGCGACGGCGTCGTCATCACCGCGACCGGCCGGGCGCTGCCGATGCAGGCCACATCGATCCTGCTGCATGGCGACACCCCGGGCGCGGTCGAGTTCGCCCGGACGATCCGTGCGGCGATCGAGACCGCCGGTGGCGAGATCGCGCCGGTGTCGCACCTGATCGCCGGCGGCCCCGGGCGTGGCCCATCATAA
- a CDS encoding biotin/lipoyl-containing protein, whose amino-acid sequence MTNPLDHVDQLCAFLAATDIGLLELKGPAGVLRLRHDGARVEVEMIEAATAALSSSPTQIIRAPVPGLYLDRHPLRSQPSVAVGDEVAAGTPLAFLQIGPLLLPVPAPEDGMVVETFAEHGATVGYGAPLIGLQPHGSDAE is encoded by the coding sequence ATGACCAACCCGCTCGACCATGTCGACCAGCTCTGCGCCTTCCTCGCGGCGACCGACATCGGCCTGCTCGAGCTGAAAGGCCCAGCCGGGGTGCTGCGCCTGCGGCATGACGGCGCCCGAGTCGAAGTCGAAATGATCGAGGCTGCGACGGCGGCGCTGTCTTCTTCCCCCACGCAGATCATTCGGGCACCGGTGCCGGGTCTCTACCTCGACCGCCATCCATTGCGCTCGCAACCATCGGTCGCCGTCGGCGACGAAGTTGCGGCCGGCACGCCGCTCGCCTTTCTCCAGATCGGACCGCTCTTGCTTCCGGTCCCGGCCCCGGAGGACGGCATGGTGGTCGAGACGTTCGCCGAGCATGGCGCGACGGTGGGATACGGCGCGCCGCTGATCGGATTGCAGCCGCACGGGAGTGACGCCGAATGA
- a CDS encoding biotin-dependent carboxyltransferase family protein: MIEVLSAGALATVQDLGRTGALNLGVGTSGAMDPLALAAGNILLRNEENAAALEIPLFPFRVRFTHSTVFAVTGADCAPRLDEAPVLPWWAHRADAGQVLSLAVPSTATWRASRVYLCIAGGIDVPSVLGSRSTQLRGAFGGLEGRPLRDGDRLPIAEPPGRAKTGFGITPPGLALPLEVDGLTAVRVLPAAEYDSFTPSSHEALWSEPWKITSQSDRYGYRLAGPELRPQRPMELRSHGIVPGVIQVPHGGQPIIQMRDAQPSGGYPKIGTVIDADLWRLGQAPIGSRIRFVLCSWDEALDASAATRRWLSNARRLVELYCNQGAVR, encoded by the coding sequence ATGATCGAGGTGCTGTCGGCCGGCGCGCTCGCCACGGTGCAAGATCTCGGCCGCACCGGCGCGCTCAACCTCGGCGTCGGGACATCGGGTGCGATGGACCCGTTGGCGCTCGCCGCTGGAAACATCCTGCTGCGCAACGAGGAGAATGCGGCAGCCCTCGAGATACCGCTGTTCCCGTTCCGCGTCCGCTTCACCCATTCGACGGTGTTCGCCGTGACCGGCGCGGATTGCGCGCCGCGGCTCGACGAGGCGCCAGTGCTACCATGGTGGGCGCACCGCGCCGATGCCGGCCAGGTCCTCTCGCTCGCCGTTCCCTCAACTGCGACCTGGCGCGCCAGCCGCGTCTACCTGTGCATCGCGGGCGGGATCGATGTTCCCTCGGTGCTCGGCTCACGCAGTACCCAGCTGCGCGGCGCCTTCGGCGGGTTAGAGGGCCGTCCGCTGCGCGACGGCGATCGGTTGCCAATTGCCGAGCCCCCCGGTCGCGCCAAGACAGGCTTCGGCATCACGCCGCCCGGCCTCGCCTTGCCATTGGAGGTGGACGGGTTGACCGCCGTGCGGGTGCTGCCGGCTGCCGAATACGATAGCTTCACGCCGTCTTCCCACGAGGCGCTATGGTCCGAGCCTTGGAAGATTACGTCACAGAGCGACCGCTACGGCTATCGTCTCGCCGGCCCCGAACTCAGGCCGCAGCGACCCATGGAGCTGCGCTCCCACGGCATTGTCCCAGGCGTGATCCAGGTCCCCCACGGCGGCCAGCCGATCATCCAGATGCGCGATGCGCAGCCATCGGGCGGCTATCCCAAGATCGGCACCGTCATCGACGCCGACCTCTGGCGCCTCGGCCAGGCTCCCATCGGCAGCCGGATTCGTTTCGTGCTGTGCAGCTGGGACGAGGCGCTGGACGCGTCGGCGGCGACCCGGCGCTGGCTGAGCAACGCCCGCCGATTGGTCGAGCTCTACTGCAACCAGGGAGCGGTGCGATGA
- the pxpB gene encoding 5-oxoprolinase subunit PxpB translates to MTTDLPQLSLLGTTALLFEAPGETSLTTQCRIWALALEAGRLPGVREAVPGMNNLMIAFAEPPRHRGQIEHRLIELWHALEPLPVAGRCLDLPVVYGGDGGPHMADVVAHTGLSVDDIVAIHSAPTYTVYALGSHPGYCYLGGMDQRIATPRRKVPVLRIPRGAVSIGGSQTGVSASDGPSGWNTIGSTEVAFFDVERTPPALLQPGDCIRFKTIRVLR, encoded by the coding sequence ATGACGACGGACCTGCCACAACTCAGCCTGCTGGGAACGACCGCGCTGCTGTTCGAAGCTCCGGGCGAGACCTCGCTGACGACGCAGTGCCGCATCTGGGCCCTGGCGCTGGAGGCGGGCCGTCTGCCCGGCGTTCGGGAGGCCGTGCCGGGCATGAACAACCTCATGATCGCTTTCGCCGAGCCGCCGCGGCACCGGGGACAAATCGAGCACAGACTGATCGAGCTGTGGCACGCCCTCGAGCCGCTTCCTGTCGCCGGGCGCTGCCTTGATCTGCCGGTGGTCTATGGCGGCGACGGCGGCCCGCACATGGCCGATGTCGTGGCCCACACCGGATTGAGCGTCGACGATATCGTCGCGATCCACAGCGCACCGACTTACACCGTCTACGCCCTCGGCAGCCATCCCGGGTACTGCTATCTCGGTGGCATGGACCAGCGCATCGCGACGCCGCGGCGCAAGGTGCCGGTGCTGCGCATCCCACGCGGCGCCGTCTCCATCGGCGGCAGTCAGACCGGCGTCTCTGCCTCCGATGGGCCGAGCGGCTGGAATACGATCGGCAGCACCGAGGTCGCATTCTTCGATGTCGAGCGCACGCCGCCAGCGCTGCTGCAGCCCGGTGACTGCATCCGCTTCAAAACCATCCGGGTGCTGCGATGA
- the accC gene encoding acetyl-CoA carboxylase biotin carboxylase subunit: MFGSVLIANRGEIALRIQRGCRRLGLRTIVVHSEADRDAPYVHHADEAICIGPAAAAQSYLNQTALLFAAEVSGAEAIHPGYGFLSENPGFAEQVEAAGLTFIGPTAAVMRVMGDKVAAKRAMRAAGVPCVPGPDAALGDDLDLARATARQIGYPVILKAAGGGGGRGMRMVESEAGLIDAIAVTREEARRGFANSAIYIEKFLRRPRHVEIQVIADTHGNAVWLGSRDCSLQRRHQKVLEEAPAPGLDQDVLAQIGERCAEACRQLEYRGVGTFEFLVEDDAFYFIEMNTRLQVEHPVTEMTAGIDIVEAQIRVAQGEALPFAQADIVCRGHAFECRINAEDPDTFVPSPGVITAWELPGGPGVRIDSHASSGYRVPPYYDSLIGKLVVHGANRAEALDRLRIALDEMRVEGIATNLPLHRRLVRDAAFIRGGVSIHHLEQQLCGSGKA; the protein is encoded by the coding sequence ATGTTCGGCTCGGTCCTCATAGCCAACCGGGGCGAGATCGCGCTGCGCATCCAGCGTGGTTGCCGGCGGCTCGGGCTGCGCACCATCGTCGTCCATTCGGAGGCCGATCGCGATGCGCCCTACGTGCATCATGCCGACGAGGCCATCTGCATCGGGCCGGCCGCGGCAGCGCAGAGCTATCTCAACCAGACGGCGTTGCTGTTCGCCGCCGAGGTCAGCGGAGCGGAGGCGATCCATCCGGGCTACGGGTTCCTGTCCGAGAACCCTGGCTTCGCCGAGCAGGTCGAAGCTGCCGGCCTGACCTTCATCGGCCCGACGGCCGCGGTGATGCGCGTCATGGGCGACAAGGTCGCGGCCAAGCGGGCGATGCGCGCCGCCGGCGTTCCCTGCGTACCCGGTCCGGATGCGGCGCTCGGCGACGACCTCGATCTCGCGCGCGCAACCGCGCGGCAGATCGGCTACCCCGTGATCCTGAAAGCGGCGGGCGGCGGCGGTGGACGCGGCATGCGCATGGTGGAGAGCGAGGCTGGCCTCATCGATGCGATCGCCGTGACGCGGGAAGAGGCGCGGCGCGGCTTCGCCAACAGCGCGATCTACATCGAGAAATTCCTGCGCCGGCCGCGACATGTCGAGATCCAGGTGATTGCCGATACCCATGGCAATGCCGTCTGGCTCGGCAGCCGCGATTGCTCGCTGCAGCGACGGCACCAGAAGGTGCTGGAGGAGGCGCCGGCACCGGGACTGGACCAGGACGTGCTGGCGCAGATCGGCGAGCGCTGCGCGGAGGCCTGCCGGCAGCTCGAATACCGCGGCGTCGGCACGTTCGAGTTCCTCGTCGAGGATGACGCGTTCTACTTCATCGAGATGAATACGCGCCTGCAGGTCGAACACCCCGTCACCGAGATGACCGCTGGGATCGATATCGTCGAGGCGCAGATTCGTGTGGCTCAGGGCGAGGCGCTGCCGTTCGCGCAAGCCGACATCGTCTGCCGCGGTCATGCCTTCGAATGCCGGATCAACGCCGAAGATCCCGACACGTTCGTGCCGTCCCCCGGTGTGATCACCGCCTGGGAGCTCCCCGGCGGCCCCGGCGTGCGCATCGATAGCCATGCCAGCAGCGGATATCGCGTGCCGCCATATTACGACTCGCTGATCGGCAAGCTCGTCGTGCACGGCGCGAATCGCGCCGAGGCCCTGGACCGGCTGCGCATCGCCCTCGACGAAATGCGCGTGGAAGGAATCGCGACCAACCTGCCGCTGCACCGGCGGCTCGTCAGGGATGCCGCGTTCATCAGGGGCGGCGTCAGCATTCACCATCTCGAGCAGCAGTTGTGCGGGAGCGGCAAGGCATGA
- a CDS encoding acetyl-CoA carboxylase biotin carboxyl carrier protein subunit gives MDLDRIKSLIDAMAASDLAEMEFSQGGMSLRLVRRPQPTESRPAVPVVAATARPPSRPEPAQPAPVNAAADGVVAPLFGVAYLQPDPDAPPFVTVAQAITAGTTLCVIEAMKMFHEVRADRDGAVIAILVSTGQEVEAGQELMRIR, from the coding sequence ATGGATCTCGATCGTATCAAGTCACTGATTGACGCCATGGCGGCTTCCGATCTGGCCGAGATGGAGTTCAGCCAGGGCGGCATGTCATTGCGGCTGGTGCGCCGACCGCAGCCGACCGAATCGCGGCCGGCGGTGCCAGTGGTCGCCGCCACGGCGCGCCCCCCGAGCCGTCCCGAGCCTGCGCAACCGGCACCGGTCAACGCCGCGGCGGATGGCGTCGTCGCGCCGCTGTTTGGCGTTGCCTATCTGCAGCCCGATCCTGACGCGCCGCCCTTCGTCACGGTGGCCCAGGCGATCACCGCCGGCACGACATTGTGCGTCATCGAAGCCATGAAGATGTTTCACGAGGTCCGTGCCGATCGGGACGGCGCCGTGATCGCAATTCTCGTCTCCACCGGGCAGGAGGTCGAGGCCGGGCAAGAACTGATGCGGATCAGGTAG
- the nac gene encoding nitrogen assimilation transcriptional regulator NAC → MNLRRLQYFVKIVDVGSLTQAADVLHVAQPALSQQLATLEGEVRQQLLVRTKSGVVPTEAGKVLYRHAQLILRQCEQARADMSAAAKSISGAVAVGLAPGTAAAGLALPLLRTVRARHPGILLYLNETYGTTLSELVMNGRMDLAVLYGGKTAVHGLSFVPLLREQLYVVGPASMMAPPGEISVPALADMDLYLARPYNVVRKMVNEAFAAIGQAPKVVAEIESASTLTAVIADGLGATILPESMARQVAGSCGGWQSRIVDPIIEAPLALCQSDHLPLSEPAQAIKEILLELVAGLPGNLVVAEERAQKAS, encoded by the coding sequence GTGAATCTGAGGCGTCTTCAGTATTTCGTGAAGATCGTCGACGTCGGCAGCCTGACGCAGGCCGCCGATGTGCTCCATGTCGCGCAGCCGGCGCTCAGCCAGCAGCTCGCGACCTTGGAGGGCGAGGTCCGCCAGCAGCTCCTGGTGCGCACCAAAAGCGGCGTCGTGCCCACGGAAGCGGGCAAGGTGCTGTATCGCCACGCGCAGCTCATCTTGCGTCAATGCGAGCAGGCGCGCGCCGATATGAGCGCGGCGGCCAAGAGCATCTCCGGTGCGGTCGCCGTCGGACTTGCGCCTGGAACGGCCGCGGCCGGACTCGCGCTGCCGCTGCTGCGGACCGTGCGCGCCCGCCACCCTGGCATCCTGCTCTACCTCAACGAGACCTACGGAACGACGCTCTCGGAGCTCGTCATGAACGGCCGGATGGATCTCGCCGTGCTCTACGGCGGCAAGACGGCCGTTCATGGCCTCTCGTTCGTGCCGCTGCTGCGCGAACAGCTCTACGTGGTCGGCCCCGCCAGCATGATGGCCCCGCCGGGCGAGATCAGCGTGCCAGCGCTGGCCGACATGGATCTCTATCTCGCCCGTCCCTACAACGTCGTGCGCAAGATGGTGAACGAAGCCTTTGCGGCGATCGGTCAGGCGCCGAAGGTCGTCGCGGAAATCGAATCGGCGAGCACATTGACGGCGGTGATCGCCGACGGGCTCGGCGCGACGATCCTGCCGGAATCGATGGCCCGACAGGTGGCGGGCTCCTGCGGCGGCTGGCAGTCCCGCATCGTCGATCCGATCATCGAGGCGCCGTTGGCATTGTGCCAGTCCGATCATTTGCCGCTATCGGAGCCGGCCCAGGCCATCAAGGAAATCCTGCTCGAGCTCGTTGCTGGGCTGCCTGGCAATCTCGTCGTCGCCGAGGAGCGGGCGCAGAAAGCGTCATAG